The following coding sequences are from one Verrucosispora sp. WMMD573 window:
- a CDS encoding sensor histidine kinase, translated as MSRSSPNADVASPDERPKSRPGPGLAVLTALAQPVGTAIVAGWQHASVGVVGYVLLVFSGLALADRHRFPRRNFLIVVAATLAYHLLDRPVGVSLLAPMIGAAVAMVAGHRWLVATAAVGSYVIWVLASGATRSQALAALALIAGAGLVTEIGILVAAEVRNGIAEQRRLSEERQRRRASEQRLLIAAELHDVLGHHLSLINMRAGVGLHLMDRDPEQARAALDAIAQSSAEALREVQAVLNTLYPTGEAAPRTPAPGLDRLAELTEDAALPTRTVIDGTVRPLPAAVDRAAYRIVQEGLTNIRRHAGTGAAATVTIGYRQDALVVEVDDDGGGVRHPGPAPTGNGITGMRERAAALGGELTAGPAPDGSGGWRVRATLPLGRDQTREATA; from the coding sequence ATGAGCCGGTCGAGCCCCAATGCCGACGTGGCATCCCCCGACGAACGGCCGAAGTCACGGCCAGGGCCGGGCCTGGCAGTGCTGACCGCACTCGCCCAGCCGGTCGGCACCGCGATCGTCGCCGGTTGGCAGCACGCCAGTGTCGGGGTCGTCGGATATGTGTTGCTGGTGTTCAGCGGGTTGGCGCTGGCCGACCGGCACCGGTTCCCGCGGCGGAACTTCCTGATCGTGGTCGCCGCCACCCTGGCGTACCACCTGCTGGATCGGCCGGTCGGGGTGAGTCTGCTGGCACCGATGATCGGTGCGGCGGTGGCCATGGTCGCCGGTCACCGGTGGCTGGTGGCGACGGCGGCCGTCGGGTCGTACGTCATCTGGGTGCTGGCCAGTGGGGCCACCCGGAGCCAGGCGTTGGCAGCGTTGGCGCTGATCGCCGGGGCCGGCCTGGTGACCGAGATTGGCATCCTGGTCGCCGCCGAGGTCCGCAACGGCATCGCGGAGCAGCGCCGGCTGTCCGAGGAGCGGCAACGCCGCCGCGCCAGCGAGCAGCGGCTGCTGATCGCCGCCGAACTGCACGACGTGCTCGGTCACCACCTCTCGCTGATCAACATGCGGGCCGGCGTCGGTCTGCACCTGATGGATCGCGACCCGGAGCAGGCCCGGGCGGCGCTCGACGCGATAGCGCAGTCCAGCGCGGAGGCGCTGCGCGAGGTTCAGGCGGTGCTCAACACGCTCTACCCGACCGGCGAGGCCGCCCCGCGAACCCCCGCGCCCGGGCTGGACCGGCTCGCCGAGCTGACCGAGGACGCCGCGCTGCCGACCCGGACCGTGATCGACGGTACCGTCCGGCCGCTGCCCGCGGCCGTGGACCGGGCCGCGTACCGGATCGTGCAGGAGGGATTGACCAACATCCGCCGGCATGCCGGGACGGGTGCCGCCGCCACCGTCACCATCGGGTACCGGCAGGATGCGTTGGTGGTCGAGGTCGACGACGATGGCGGCGGTGTGCGGCACCCGGGCCCGGCGCCTACGGGGAACGGGATCACCGGGATGCGGGAGCGAGCTGCCGCGTTGGGCGGTGAGCTGACCGCCGGGCCAGCGCCGGACGGTAGCGGCGGCTGGCGGGTACGCGCCACCCTGCCCCTGGGGCGGGACCAGACGCGGGAGGCGACAGCGTGA
- the kdpF gene encoding K(+)-transporting ATPase subunit F, giving the protein MSAVNTVGLVLAIGLAVFLVVALLFPERF; this is encoded by the coding sequence GTGAGCGCCGTCAACACCGTCGGTCTGGTGCTGGCGATCGGTCTGGCCGTGTTCCTGGTGGTCGCCCTGCTCTTCCCAGAGCGCTTCTGA
- a CDS encoding response regulator transcription factor, whose product MIRVLLVDDQVLVRAGFRALLDAEPDITVVGEAGDGAQAVRLTRQTVPDVVLMDIRMPGVDGLAATRQITADPELSGVRIVVLTTFELDEYVGEALRAGAAGFLVKNTQPAELIQGVRVVAAGDGLLSPSVTRRVIEQFAAGTATPAAPRRLAELTEREREVVALVGTGLSNDEIAARLVVSPATAKTHVSRAMVKLGARDRAQLVVFAYEAGLVRPGWLP is encoded by the coding sequence GTGATCCGGGTTCTGCTCGTCGACGATCAGGTGCTGGTCCGGGCCGGTTTTCGCGCGCTGCTGGACGCCGAGCCGGACATCACCGTCGTCGGCGAGGCCGGCGACGGTGCGCAGGCGGTGCGGCTGACCCGGCAGACCGTCCCCGACGTGGTCCTGATGGACATCCGGATGCCTGGGGTGGACGGGTTGGCCGCCACCCGGCAGATCACCGCCGACCCCGAGCTTTCCGGGGTACGGATCGTCGTACTCACCACCTTCGAGCTGGACGAGTACGTCGGTGAGGCGCTGCGCGCCGGTGCCGCCGGGTTCCTGGTCAAGAACACCCAACCGGCCGAACTGATCCAGGGGGTACGGGTGGTGGCCGCCGGCGACGGGCTGCTGTCGCCGAGTGTGACCCGGCGGGTGATCGAGCAGTTCGCCGCCGGCACCGCCACGCCGGCCGCACCTCGGCGGTTGGCCGAGCTGACCGAGCGGGAGCGGGAGGTGGTGGCGCTGGTCGGCACCGGGCTGTCCAACGACGAGATCGCCGCGCGGCTGGTGGTCAGTCCGGCCACCGCCAAGACGCACGTGTCCCGGGCGATGGTCAAACTCGGTGCTCGGGACCGCGCCCAGTTGGTGGTGTTCGCGTACGAGGCCGGTCTGGTCCGACCCGGCTGGTTGCCCTGA
- a CDS encoding SDR family oxidoreductase: MTGRLAGRTALITGSDSGIGQATAIEFGREGADVVVHYLHDHAGANHTKAEIEKAGRRAVVVQGDISVEHQVEAMFDEALAEFDRLDILMNDAGVDASGIPVADLDTETWDRAIRTNLYGMFFCCRRFIRHRRDQGGHGKIINITSVHQEVARAGGSDYDASKGGMLELAKSIALEVAPMHMNVNNIGPGMVLTPFNQQAIDDPKFLEEQVQSIPWKRAAQPEEIAKLAVFLASDDADYVTGSTYFMDGGLMQNQGQGA, from the coding sequence ATGACCGGACGACTGGCAGGTAGGACCGCCCTGATCACCGGCTCGGACTCGGGCATCGGACAAGCCACCGCGATCGAGTTCGGCCGCGAAGGCGCCGACGTCGTGGTGCACTACCTGCACGATCACGCGGGCGCGAACCACACGAAGGCCGAGATCGAGAAGGCCGGTCGGCGGGCCGTCGTGGTCCAGGGTGACATCAGCGTCGAGCATCAGGTCGAGGCGATGTTCGACGAGGCCCTCGCGGAGTTCGACCGGCTGGACATCCTGATGAACGATGCGGGTGTCGACGCCTCCGGCATCCCGGTCGCCGACCTGGACACCGAGACCTGGGACCGGGCGATTCGGACCAACCTGTACGGGATGTTCTTCTGCTGTCGACGTTTCATTCGACACCGCCGCGACCAGGGCGGACACGGCAAGATCATCAACATCACCTCGGTACATCAGGAAGTGGCCCGGGCCGGCGGCTCCGACTACGACGCCAGCAAGGGCGGCATGCTCGAGCTGGCCAAGAGCATCGCCCTGGAGGTCGCTCCGATGCACATGAACGTGAACAACATCGGGCCGGGCATGGTGCTCACCCCGTTCAACCAGCAGGCGATCGACGACCCGAAATTCCTGGAGGAGCAGGTGCAGTCGATCCCGTGGAAGCGGGCCGCGCAGCCGGAGGAGATCGCCAAGCTCGCCGTCTTCCTGGCCAGCGACGACGCCGACTACGTGACCGGGTCGACGTACTTCATGGACGGTGGCCTGATGCAGAACCAGGGACAGGGCGCGTAG
- the kdpA gene encoding potassium-transporting ATPase subunit KdpA — protein sequence MTVTTAGVLFILSLVVALAAVHRPLGDYLFRVVSGTRHTRVERIAYRMVGVNPAAEQTWGVYARAVLAFSAISILFLYGFMRLQNHLWLSLGLDPVLAHGAWNTAVSFVTNTNWQWYSGESTMGHLVQMAGLAVQNFVSAAVGIAVAVALVRGFARSRTGDLGNFWVDLTRITLRILLPISVLGAIVLMAGGVVQNLSAGTEITTLTGGSQTITGGPVASQEVIKELGTNGGGFYNVNSAHPFENPTTWTNWLEVFLLLVIPFSLPRVFGRMVGQVRQGYAIVAVMAILAIASVALTNVFELTGDGTVPQAVGAALEGKEVRFDVSNSATFAAATTLTSTGAVNSFHDSYTALGGMMPLVNMMLGEVAPGGVGAGLYGLLILAVITVFVAGLMVGRTPEYVGKKIGSREIKLASLYFLITPALVLVGSAAAFATGNNSTALNVGPHALSEVLYAFTSASNNNGSAFAGITVSTPWWNTALGLCMLLGRFLPIILVLALAGSLARQQPTPASEGTLPTHRPLFVGLVVGVTVILVALTFLPALALGPLAEGL from the coding sequence ATGACCGTGACCACAGCCGGCGTGCTGTTCATCCTCTCGCTGGTGGTGGCGCTGGCCGCCGTCCACCGGCCGCTCGGCGACTACCTGTTTCGGGTGGTGTCCGGGACCCGGCACACCCGGGTCGAGCGGATCGCCTACCGGATGGTCGGGGTCAATCCGGCCGCCGAGCAGACCTGGGGTGTGTACGCCCGTGCCGTGCTCGCCTTCTCCGCCATCTCGATCCTGTTCCTGTACGGGTTCATGCGGCTGCAGAACCACCTGTGGCTGTCGCTCGGCCTCGACCCGGTGTTGGCGCACGGTGCGTGGAACACGGCGGTGTCGTTCGTGACCAACACGAACTGGCAGTGGTACTCGGGCGAGTCGACAATGGGTCACCTGGTACAGATGGCCGGTCTGGCGGTACAGAACTTCGTCTCCGCCGCCGTGGGCATCGCGGTGGCGGTGGCTCTGGTCCGGGGCTTCGCCCGCAGCCGGACCGGCGATCTGGGCAACTTCTGGGTCGACCTGACCCGGATCACGCTGCGGATCCTGCTGCCGATCTCGGTGCTCGGCGCGATCGTGTTGATGGCCGGCGGGGTGGTGCAGAACCTGTCAGCGGGCACCGAGATCACCACCCTGACCGGCGGGAGCCAGACCATCACCGGTGGGCCGGTGGCCAGCCAGGAGGTCATCAAGGAGCTGGGCACCAACGGTGGCGGTTTCTACAACGTCAACAGCGCCCACCCGTTCGAGAACCCGACCACCTGGACGAACTGGCTGGAAGTCTTCCTGCTGTTGGTGATCCCGTTCTCCCTGCCCCGGGTCTTCGGCCGGATGGTCGGCCAGGTGCGGCAGGGCTACGCGATCGTCGCGGTGATGGCAATCCTGGCGATCGCCAGTGTCGCTCTGACCAATGTCTTCGAGCTGACCGGCGACGGCACGGTTCCGCAGGCGGTTGGCGCGGCCCTCGAAGGCAAGGAGGTCCGGTTCGACGTGTCGAACTCGGCCACCTTCGCCGCCGCGACCACGCTTACCTCGACCGGCGCGGTCAACTCGTTCCACGACTCGTACACCGCGCTGGGCGGGATGATGCCACTGGTCAACATGATGCTCGGCGAGGTGGCGCCCGGTGGGGTGGGCGCCGGCCTGTACGGCCTGCTGATCCTGGCGGTGATCACCGTGTTCGTCGCCGGGCTGATGGTCGGCCGGACTCCGGAGTACGTCGGCAAGAAGATCGGCTCGCGGGAGATCAAGCTCGCCTCGCTCTACTTCCTGATCACTCCCGCACTGGTGCTTGTCGGCTCGGCTGCGGCGTTTGCCACCGGCAACAACTCGACGGCGCTCAACGTCGGGCCGCACGCCCTGTCCGAGGTGCTCTACGCGTTCACCTCGGCGAGCAACAACAACGGCTCCGCGTTCGCCGGTATCACCGTGAGCACGCCGTGGTGGAACACGGCGCTGGGACTGTGCATGCTGCTCGGCCGGTTCTTGCCGATCATCCTCGTGCTCGCCCTGGCCGGCTCCCTCGCGCGCCAGCAACCCACCCCCGCCTCCGAGGGCACCCTGCCCACGCACCGGCCGCTGTTCGTCGGGCTGGTCGTCGGAGTCACGGTGATCCTCGTCGCGCTGACCTTCCTTCCCGCCCTCGCGCTCGGCCCGCTGGCCGAAGGGCTGTGA
- a CDS encoding CehA/McbA family metallohydrolase gives MSGHHPHHCHHDHRPTGEVPYGQVNVAPMLGRRALLAGTGGALMLAALPTPARAASTTMANAPTAAAGAARTSLVTQGTMLVHADMHNHTVASDGDGSPEAAFASMREAGLDVAALTDHATLFAIDGISSSEWRTTGDLANAANDPGQFTAIRGFEWSHPLQGHINVWNTADFADLWRAGSTGSLYRWLTGRPGGLASFNHPGRELGRFDNFSFNAAARDQLVGLEMFNRTDDYLFEGWSSGMTSPLVACLNAGWRPGLTGVTDEHGTTWGFHEGKGRSGLWVTENTRAGVFEAMAARRSFATRVSGLRVDATANGVRMGGVLNVTSGDVRFLLDLDRGSAWDGKPLRIQVLRPGTSAPTVVDVVDTVNGRVTDFTVPLNVADGDWVVLRISDPSLPNGTPGPAGHPCNDFGVAYTSPWWLRP, from the coding sequence ATGAGCGGACATCACCCCCATCACTGTCACCACGACCACCGACCCACCGGCGAGGTGCCGTACGGTCAGGTCAACGTCGCGCCGATGCTTGGCCGACGGGCGCTGCTGGCCGGCACCGGCGGCGCGCTGATGCTGGCCGCGCTGCCGACCCCGGCCCGGGCGGCCAGCACGACGATGGCCAACGCCCCGACCGCGGCGGCCGGCGCCGCTCGGACCTCCCTGGTCACCCAGGGCACGATGCTGGTCCACGCCGACATGCACAACCACACCGTCGCGTCGGACGGCGACGGCAGCCCCGAGGCCGCGTTCGCCTCGATGCGCGAGGCCGGTCTGGACGTCGCCGCGCTGACCGACCACGCCACGCTCTTCGCCATCGACGGGATCAGTTCCTCCGAGTGGCGGACCACCGGTGACCTCGCCAACGCTGCGAACGACCCGGGCCAGTTCACCGCGATCCGCGGATTCGAGTGGTCCCATCCGTTGCAGGGGCACATCAACGTGTGGAACACCGCCGACTTCGCCGACCTGTGGCGGGCCGGCAGCACCGGCAGCCTGTACCGCTGGCTGACGGGTCGGCCGGGCGGGCTGGCCAGCTTCAACCACCCCGGCCGTGAGCTGGGCCGGTTCGACAACTTCTCGTTCAACGCCGCGGCCCGGGACCAGCTGGTGGGGTTGGAGATGTTCAATCGCACCGACGACTACCTGTTCGAAGGCTGGTCGTCCGGGATGACGTCGCCGCTGGTGGCCTGCCTCAACGCCGGCTGGCGGCCGGGCCTCACGGGCGTCACCGACGAGCACGGCACCACCTGGGGTTTCCACGAGGGTAAGGGGCGCAGCGGCCTGTGGGTCACCGAGAACACCCGGGCCGGGGTGTTCGAGGCGATGGCGGCCCGTCGTTCCTTCGCCACCCGCGTCTCCGGCCTGCGGGTGGATGCCACGGCCAACGGCGTACGCATGGGTGGCGTGCTGAACGTGACCTCCGGCGACGTACGGTTCCTGCTGGACCTCGACCGCGGCTCGGCCTGGGACGGAAAGCCGCTACGGATCCAGGTCCTGCGACCCGGTACCTCCGCGCCGACCGTCGTCGACGTCGTCGACACGGTAAACGGTCGGGTCACCGACTTCACGGTGCCACTCAACGTCGCCGACGGCGACTGGGTGGTGCTCCGGATCTCCGATCCGTCCCTGCCCAACGGCACTCCCGGGCCGGCTGGTCACCCGTGCAACGACTTCGGAGTGGCGTACACCAGCCCGTGGTGGCTACGCCCCTGA
- a CDS encoding metalloregulator ArsR/SmtB family transcription factor: MQGVGTAKTTTPAISPLTGEPIKPADAERLAGVLKAFADPARLRLLSLIQSSPTGEASVSDLTAPLGLSQPTVSHHLRILTEAGLLERDKRGVWAYYRLVPSAIAAIADLLTPPRKRAAKKSR; encoded by the coding sequence ATGCAAGGCGTGGGAACTGCGAAGACTACGACGCCCGCCATCTCGCCCCTCACCGGCGAGCCGATCAAACCTGCCGATGCCGAGCGCCTCGCGGGAGTGCTGAAGGCATTTGCCGACCCGGCGCGGCTGCGGCTGCTCAGCCTGATCCAGTCGTCTCCGACGGGGGAAGCGTCCGTGAGTGACCTCACCGCGCCGCTCGGACTTTCCCAGCCGACCGTGAGTCATCATCTTCGGATCCTGACCGAGGCTGGCCTGCTGGAGCGGGACAAGCGTGGCGTCTGGGCGTACTACCGTCTGGTGCCGTCCGCGATCGCCGCGATCGCCGACCTGCTGACGCCACCCCGTAAGCGGGCGGCGAAGAAGAGCCGCTGA
- a CDS encoding glycoside hydrolase family 15 protein — protein sequence MAVISDYALLGDCQGAALVSSDGSVDWWCPPRFDAPSVFTRLLGATGGHWSIRPVGPYTTVRQYLDGTMVLGTEFHTQDGVLRVTDALGLGFGERGHGIGFTSPHVLLRQLETVGGTVEVAIEVAARPEYGLISPSIAETPAGIEISGGADRLVLTSDRDLVIDGPLVTGRFTLAEGDSALFALHHRRAADQQIVPLDGRVALRDTIEAWQSWDRIHQGYQGPYREQVRRSALVLQALTYQPTGAVVAAATTSLPEEVGGAANWDYRFAWLRDGSFTLKALWVAACPDEARRFFDWMAASMGSVSGDDHVPIMFGAAGERDLTEHTLEHLAGHRGSRPVRIGNDAWQQKQLDVLGEVLESAWVLRDQMADLSPAAADLLRSLADRAADTWRQPDAGIWEGREGERHYLTSKLACWVALDRAVKLGRELDAEAAVPRWSKARDEVRAAILDEGWHASSEAFTGAFGSDHLDASVLGMPILGFLPGDDERVLATVRAIERDLTRDGLVQRWTGAGDEGAFITCSYWLVEALALAGRIDAARQIFDSVTDRANDLGLLSEEIDRSDGSQIGNFPQALSHIGLINAAWVIDQVENGTAP from the coding sequence GTGCTACCGGTGGCCACTGGTCGATCCGGCCGGTCGGGCCGTACACGACCGTCCGGCAGTACCTGGACGGGACGATGGTGCTGGGTACGGAGTTCCACACCCAGGACGGTGTGCTGCGGGTGACGGATGCCCTCGGTCTCGGCTTCGGCGAACGCGGGCACGGAATCGGCTTCACGTCCCCACACGTCCTGCTGCGGCAACTCGAGACAGTCGGCGGCACGGTGGAGGTGGCGATCGAGGTCGCGGCCCGCCCAGAGTACGGGCTGATAAGTCCCTCGATCGCCGAGACGCCGGCGGGGATCGAGATATCCGGCGGAGCCGACCGGCTGGTGTTGACCAGCGATCGTGATCTGGTGATCGACGGTCCGCTGGTGACCGGACGATTCACGCTGGCCGAGGGCGACAGCGCGCTGTTCGCGCTGCACCACCGCCGCGCCGCCGACCAGCAGATCGTGCCGCTGGACGGCCGTGTCGCCCTACGCGACACCATCGAGGCCTGGCAGTCGTGGGATCGCATCCACCAGGGCTATCAGGGGCCCTACCGCGAGCAGGTCCGGCGTAGCGCCCTGGTGTTGCAGGCGTTGACCTACCAGCCGACCGGTGCCGTGGTCGCCGCGGCCACCACCTCGTTGCCGGAGGAGGTCGGTGGCGCGGCGAACTGGGACTACCGGTTCGCCTGGCTGCGCGACGGCAGCTTCACGCTCAAGGCGCTGTGGGTAGCCGCCTGTCCCGACGAGGCACGCAGGTTCTTCGACTGGATGGCCGCGTCGATGGGGTCGGTCAGCGGGGACGACCACGTGCCGATCATGTTCGGCGCTGCCGGCGAGCGTGATCTGACCGAACACACCCTGGAACACCTGGCGGGCCACCGCGGCAGCCGGCCGGTGCGGATCGGGAACGACGCCTGGCAGCAGAAGCAGCTCGACGTCCTCGGCGAGGTGCTGGAATCCGCGTGGGTCCTGCGGGACCAGATGGCGGATCTGTCGCCCGCTGCCGCGGACCTGCTTCGATCACTGGCCGACCGGGCTGCCGACACATGGCGGCAGCCGGATGCGGGCATCTGGGAAGGTCGCGAGGGCGAGCGGCACTACCTGACCTCGAAGCTGGCGTGTTGGGTGGCCCTGGATCGGGCCGTCAAGCTGGGGCGGGAGCTTGACGCCGAGGCGGCGGTCCCGCGATGGTCGAAGGCCAGAGATGAGGTACGGGCGGCAATTCTCGACGAGGGTTGGCACGCGTCGAGCGAGGCGTTCACCGGCGCGTTCGGGTCCGACCACCTCGATGCCAGCGTGCTCGGCATGCCGATCCTCGGGTTCCTGCCCGGCGACGACGAGCGGGTTCTCGCCACGGTGCGAGCCATCGAACGTGACCTGACCCGGGACGGTCTGGTGCAACGCTGGACGGGAGCGGGCGATGAGGGCGCCTTCATCACCTGCTCGTACTGGTTGGTCGAGGCATTGGCGCTGGCCGGGCGGATCGACGCGGCCCGGCAGATCTTCGACAGCGTGACCGACCGGGCAAACGATCTCGGCCTGCTCTCGGAGGAGATCGACCGCAGCGACGGCAGCCAGATCGGGAATTTCCCCCAGGCGCTGTCCCACATCGGTCTCATCAACGCCGCCTGGGTCATCGACCAGGTGGAGAACGGGACCGCACCGTAG